In Clostridium sp. DL-VIII, the following proteins share a genomic window:
- a CDS encoding chemotaxis protein CheC, translated as MEYSNLSALQLDALKEVSNIGAGNAATALSMMIGKKVDMTVPAVNVVRLEDIVEENGECEVAGTVVRVLGDIAGNILLVFEKPIAENIIMKLVGSKQSPESEMGSSVLCEIANIISASYMNSIAQLTNLAIAPSVPATSYDMLGAILTTTFIESNQYDEYILDIETVFLDDDTEENIGGHFYYIPMPGSLEKILKSIGIN; from the coding sequence GTGGAGTATTCTAATTTAAGCGCTTTACAATTAGATGCACTTAAAGAGGTCTCTAACATAGGTGCAGGAAATGCAGCAACTGCTCTTTCCATGATGATAGGGAAAAAAGTAGATATGACAGTGCCAGCAGTAAATGTGGTAAGATTAGAAGATATTGTTGAAGAAAATGGAGAGTGTGAAGTTGCTGGTACAGTTGTAAGGGTGCTTGGAGATATTGCAGGAAATATCCTCTTAGTGTTTGAAAAACCAATTGCTGAAAATATAATAATGAAATTGGTTGGAAGTAAACAGTCACCAGAAAGTGAAATGGGCAGTTCTGTATTATGCGAGATAGCAAATATAATATCAGCATCGTATATGAATTCGATAGCACAGTTAACTAATCTAGCTATCGCACCATCAGTACCAGCTACTTCGTATGATATGTTAGGTGCAATACTAACAACAACATTTATTGAATCTAATCAATATGATGAATATATATTAGATATTGAAACTGTATTTTTGGATGATGATACTGAAGAAAATATAGGAGGACATTTTTATTACATCCCTATGCCGGGATCATTAGAAAAAATATTGAAATCTATAGGAATAAATTAA